A window of the Alnus glutinosa chromosome 4, dhAlnGlut1.1, whole genome shotgun sequence genome harbors these coding sequences:
- the LOC133866875 gene encoding prefoldin subunit 1-like: protein MADEANRAAFLEIQGRMIEITGKLKQVQNQMRNKEGEKKRAFLTLEELRQLSDDTNTYKSIGRTFVLEPKSVLMSEQEQKLKDSETAIASLQTSKEYLEKQMVEVENNLKELLEQDPGLARQIMSMTVM from the exons ATGGCCGACGAAGCGAACAGAGCA GCTTTTCTAGAGATTCAAGGTCGTATGATTGAGATCACTGGAAAACTGAAGCAG GTACAGAACCAGATGCGAAACAAGGAGGGAGAAAAAAAGCGTGCCTTTCTAACATTGGAGGAGCTGCGACAATTGTCTGATGATACAAATACCTACAAATCTATAG gGAGAAC GTTTGTGTTAGAACCCAAGTCAGTTTTAATGAGTGAACAGGAACAAAAGCTGAAGGATAGCGAAACTGCAATTGCCTCATTACAG ACATCAAAGGAATATTTAGAAAAGCAGATGGTAGAGGTGGAGAACAACCTTAAGGAGCTCTTGGAGCAAGATCCGGGTCTTGCTCGTCAGATAATGTCCATGACTGTAATGTAA
- the LOC133865271 gene encoding beta-amyrin 28-monooxygenase-like codes for MELIFFSLISLFLASSIYFGICSLAYKTKENVTRTSPALPPGSFGWPIIGETLQFLAALQEGAVEKSVSKRTSKYSSKVFKTEILGQNFIIFSGAAANRFIFSNDGKLFIRWRPPSVQKLIPSTALVPIEHDDAKARKFISSFFKFSEVHKFVASIDSISRTHFKNYWQGKDQVKVHPLVQLHTFTLACHLFMSIDDMEKLSKFLCHFNNLTNGILSLHLNIPGTPFYHAIKAAEALREEIYMIIKERREALANNLASPTQDVLSQMIVSPCGDGGFMTELEIADKILAFLFGGHDTATATITFSMKYLAEMPHVYNEVVREQREIISLMKPREVLCWDDIQKMKYTWNFVSEVMRHRTIVQGAFREAKTDIPYEGYVIPKGWKIYWSVSSTQKNSEYFSEPERFNPKRYEGNGPSPYTYVPFGAGPLMCPGKQYARVTVLVFLHYVVKMFKWEPILPNEKIKIESAPVPAKGFPVWLSPLHNYK; via the exons ATGGAGCTCATCTTCTTCTCCTTGATTTCCCTATTCTTGGcttcttccatttattttggtatttgttCCTTAGcttataaaacaaaagaaaatgtcacTCGCACCAGCCCAGCCCTTCCTCCGGGAAGTTTCGGTTGGCCAATCATTGGTGAAACCCTTCAATTTTTGGCTGCACTCCAAGAGGGAGCAGTGGAAAAGTCTGTCTCAAAGAGAACAAGCAAATACTCCTCAAAAGTATTCAAAACTGAGATTCTTGGTCAGAATTTCATCATATTTTCTGGCGCTGCCGCAAATCGATTCATCTTTTCAAATGATGGCAAGCTGTTCATACGTTGGCGGCCTCCCTCGGTTCAAAAGCTCATCCCCTCCACGGCACTCGTGCCCATTGAACATGATGATGCCAAGGCCAGGAAGTTCATATCCTCGTTTTTCAAGTTCAGTGAGGTTCACAAATTTGTGGCATCAATTGACTCCATTTCAAGAACCCACTTTAAGAATTACTGGCAAGGCAAAGATCAAGTTAAGGTACATCCTCTAGTGCAATTGCACACGTTCACCTTAGCTTGCCATTTATTTATGAGCATCGATGACATGGAGAAATTGTCCAAGTTTTTGTGCCACTTCAATAATCTCACTAACGGCATACTATCTCTACATTTAAACATCCCGGGAACACCATTTTATCATGCAATAAAAGCAGCAGAAGCTCTCAGGGAAGAGATTTATATGATTATTAAGGAGAGGAGGGAAGCTTTAGCAAATAATTTGGCGTCTCCAACACAAGACGTGCTATCACAAATGATTGTTTCGCCATGCGGCGACGGCGGGTTCATGACAGAATTGGAGATTGCAGAtaagattttggcatttctGTTTGGGGGCCATGACACTGCGACTGCCACCATCACTTTCTCTATGAAATATCTTGCTGAGATGCCTCATGTCTATAATGAAGTTGTAAgag AGCAAAGAGAGATCATATCGCTAATGAAGCCAAGAGAAGTGCTATGTTGGGATGACATACAAAAAATGAAGTATACTTGGAACTTTGTGAGCGAAGTGATGAGGCATAGAACAATTGTTCAAGGTGCTTTTAGAGAAGCCAAGACAGATATCCCCTACGAAGGTTATGTCATTCCCAAGGGTTGGAAG atATATTGGAGTGTGAGTTCGACccagaagaactctgaatactTCTCAGAACCAGAAAGGTTTAATCCAAAAAGATATGAAGGAAATGGACCTTCTCCTTACACATATGTTCCTTTCGGGGCAGGTCCTCTAATGTGCCCAGGAAAGCAGTATGCTAGAGTGACTGTTCTTGTCTTCCTCCATTACGTAGTGAAAATGTTCAAATGGGAACCAATTCTTCCgaatgagaaaataaaaatcgagTCGGCCCCCGTTCCAGCAAAGGGCTTCCCAGTTTGGCTTTCCCCTCTCCACAATTATAAGTAA